In Geoalkalibacter sp., the following proteins share a genomic window:
- a CDS encoding metallophosphoesterase family protein produces MIRILHTADLHLDAPFPQLGEKAAQRQEDFLKTFERLLTLAIKNEAHLFVVAGDLFDHPRPDSALVGRVQAGLKRLADRGIVPVLIPGTHDNVIAPDSVYRRHEFPGALVLQTPLVEEPARLDVQGTPIFLYGFAYRSSLSEGALASMRRRGEDGIHVGLLHGSREGSPEWDYRKKDLPFNLALLKELDLDYLALGHYHAFEALSDEGRLWACYPGSPEGKMFGENGPRHCALVTVEPHQARVEKLPCNTRTLEEKTLDLSGCPGEAEAAAAIAALSAPDLLLRLTLTGVIEAPLDLARLKAFLEERFFHLDLLDRTAIFDSHFARRIEEEETVRGLFVRRARQRMAAASAAEREVLEEAFREVLVRFRAFGGGES; encoded by the coding sequence ATGATACGCATTCTGCATACCGCCGACCTGCACCTGGATGCCCCCTTCCCTCAACTGGGGGAGAAGGCGGCCCAGCGACAGGAGGATTTCCTCAAGACCTTCGAGCGCCTGCTGACCCTGGCCATCAAGAACGAGGCGCATCTTTTCGTGGTGGCCGGGGATCTCTTCGACCACCCACGTCCCGACTCGGCCCTGGTCGGCCGCGTGCAGGCGGGTCTCAAGCGGCTCGCCGATCGCGGCATCGTGCCGGTACTGATTCCCGGCACCCACGACAATGTCATCGCGCCCGATTCGGTGTATCGCCGCCACGAATTCCCCGGCGCCCTGGTGTTGCAGACGCCCCTGGTCGAGGAACCCGCCCGCCTCGACGTACAGGGTACGCCGATTTTTCTTTACGGCTTCGCCTACCGCTCCAGCCTGTCCGAAGGGGCGCTGGCGTCCATGCGGCGCCGCGGCGAGGACGGTATTCACGTCGGCCTGCTCCATGGATCGCGCGAGGGCAGCCCCGAATGGGATTACCGCAAGAAGGATCTGCCCTTCAATCTGGCGCTGCTCAAGGAACTCGATCTCGATTACCTGGCCCTCGGGCATTATCACGCCTTTGAAGCCCTGTCGGACGAGGGGCGCCTCTGGGCCTGCTATCCCGGCTCTCCCGAGGGCAAGATGTTCGGTGAAAACGGGCCGCGTCATTGCGCCCTGGTGACGGTGGAACCACACCAGGCCAGGGTGGAGAAACTGCCGTGCAACACACGCACCCTGGAGGAAAAAACCCTCGATCTGAGCGGCTGTCCCGGCGAAGCCGAAGCGGCCGCCGCCATCGCCGCCCTGTCGGCGCCCGATTTGTTGCTGCGTCTGACCCTCACCGGGGTGATCGAGGCCCCCCTGGATCTGGCCCGCTTGAAGGCATTTCTCGAAGAGCGCTTTTTTCATCTCGACCTGCTGGATCGCACCGCCATTTTCGACAGTCATTTCGCCCGGCGCATCGAGGAGGAAGAGACCGTGCGCGGGCTGTTCGTGCGCCGCGCTCGCCAGCGCATGGCGGCGGCCTCGGCGGCCGAGCGCGAGGTGCTGGAGGAGGCTTTTCGCGAGGTCCTGGTGCGTTTCCGCGCCTTCGGCGGAGGTGAGTCATGA
- a CDS encoding ATP-binding protein, which yields MILRSLELRHFGKFAERTFEFRPGMNLVVGPNEAGKSTLIEAIPAVLFGARNKERFRPWGRQGSCDAALVLEGKGRTLRIERDMLSDQVVLTERDDHYHRLYQFEGKVSPQGRSSERGEYLEQLSRLLGVADEEIFRASLFFGQGSLEVSGQGGMAAKIKTLLSGFVEVDYDRVLHSLQEDYFAISRQNPWGKDKTRERELDEVRKRLEQLETRWFAEQGSLKDLENLRLELAELNRALESGRVDHEKGERYLAWVRKYYEQEEKAALLRRELQRLEQQGDKVADLQDRRQGIEKELQAAGLPLQLPEKLPHLLKESEEVRQDLVAIQAQAVALREQELELPRPAWKWRLGASLAGLAATGGLVYWQPQGLTWGVGGLAALLCGIWGPCLWQYVQYRKDKADLDEQARVLDESRAEVQSRMAELDEQFESLGMRPSSVERVKMLRNLERHRDLIHQLREVESALGVLEGAAELDAGKEEMTRELAAIEERLEKERPKQRQALLAREDLPEAEEKLRQLGEELRAKESRLLELTRREATLQGQLADLERVEEEGARLREREAFLARRAQALKSAFDLLSEAVDEFRQTYLERFAADIGQALATISSGRYTEVRLEDDFGLLLGTRGGQWQPVEHFSRGTVDMVYFAVRLALTRHLARDRRLPLLLDDPLVNLDGARLAETLRILDKISAEHQVILLAHNERLLRQAARERWNVIPLEQIKTPSTPETQERNEDVRQLYLL from the coding sequence ATGATTCTGCGCAGCCTGGAACTGCGGCATTTCGGCAAGTTCGCCGAGCGGACCTTCGAGTTCCGTCCCGGCATGAACCTGGTCGTCGGCCCCAACGAAGCCGGCAAGTCGACTCTCATCGAAGCCATTCCGGCGGTGCTCTTCGGCGCGCGCAACAAGGAGCGGTTTCGCCCCTGGGGACGCCAGGGCAGCTGCGATGCCGCCCTGGTGCTGGAGGGCAAGGGGCGTACCCTGCGCATCGAGCGTGACATGCTCAGCGATCAGGTGGTGCTGACCGAACGCGACGATCACTACCACAGACTTTATCAGTTCGAGGGCAAGGTCTCGCCCCAGGGTCGTTCCTCGGAACGCGGCGAGTATCTGGAGCAGTTGAGCCGCCTGCTGGGCGTGGCCGACGAGGAGATTTTTCGCGCCTCGCTGTTTTTCGGCCAGGGCAGCCTGGAAGTGTCGGGGCAGGGCGGGATGGCGGCGAAAATCAAAACCTTGCTGTCGGGCTTTGTCGAGGTCGATTACGATCGCGTGCTGCATTCCTTGCAGGAAGATTATTTCGCCATCTCCCGCCAGAATCCCTGGGGCAAGGACAAGACCCGCGAGCGCGAACTCGATGAGGTGCGCAAGCGCCTGGAGCAGTTGGAAACGCGCTGGTTCGCCGAACAGGGCAGCCTCAAGGATCTGGAAAATCTGCGCCTGGAGCTGGCCGAACTCAATCGTGCCCTGGAAAGCGGTCGCGTCGATCACGAAAAGGGCGAGCGCTATCTGGCCTGGGTGCGCAAGTACTATGAACAAGAAGAAAAAGCGGCCCTGCTGCGCCGTGAGCTGCAGCGCCTCGAACAGCAGGGCGACAAGGTCGCCGATTTACAGGATCGGCGTCAGGGCATCGAGAAGGAACTGCAGGCGGCCGGACTGCCGCTGCAACTGCCGGAGAAGCTGCCCCATCTGCTGAAGGAGAGCGAGGAGGTGCGGCAGGATCTGGTGGCTATCCAGGCGCAGGCCGTGGCCCTGCGCGAGCAGGAGCTGGAGCTGCCCCGGCCGGCCTGGAAGTGGCGTCTGGGCGCGAGTCTTGCGGGCCTCGCCGCGACGGGCGGCCTGGTGTACTGGCAACCCCAAGGGCTGACCTGGGGCGTCGGCGGCCTGGCGGCGCTGCTTTGCGGGATCTGGGGGCCCTGTCTCTGGCAGTATGTTCAGTACCGCAAGGACAAAGCCGATCTGGATGAACAGGCGCGCGTTCTTGACGAGAGCCGCGCCGAGGTGCAAAGTCGCATGGCGGAGCTCGATGAGCAGTTCGAGAGCCTGGGCATGCGGCCCTCATCCGTCGAGCGCGTCAAGATGTTGCGCAACCTGGAGCGCCACCGCGACCTGATCCATCAGCTGCGCGAAGTGGAAAGCGCCCTGGGGGTGCTCGAAGGCGCGGCGGAACTCGACGCGGGCAAGGAGGAAATGACGCGCGAGTTGGCCGCCATCGAGGAGCGCCTCGAAAAAGAGCGGCCCAAGCAGCGCCAGGCACTCTTGGCCCGCGAGGATTTGCCCGAGGCCGAGGAGAAGCTGCGGCAGCTCGGCGAGGAGCTGCGCGCCAAGGAATCTCGTCTGCTGGAACTCACCCGCCGCGAGGCGACTTTGCAGGGGCAATTGGCCGACCTGGAGCGTGTTGAGGAGGAGGGCGCGCGCCTGCGGGAGCGCGAGGCGTTCCTGGCGCGGCGCGCTCAGGCGCTCAAAAGCGCTTTCGATCTGTTATCCGAGGCTGTCGACGAGTTTCGCCAGACCTACCTGGAGCGCTTCGCCGCCGACATCGGTCAGGCCCTGGCCACGATTTCCAGCGGCCGCTACACCGAGGTGCGTCTGGAGGATGATTTCGGCCTGCTGCTCGGCACGCGCGGCGGCCAATGGCAGCCCGTCGAGCATTTCAGTCGCGGCACCGTCGATATGGTCTATTTCGCCGTGCGTCTCGCCCTGACCCGGCATCTGGCCCGCGACCGTCGCCTGCCCCTGCTGCTCGATGATCCGCTGGTCAACCTCGACGGCGCGCGTCTGGCCGAAACCTTGCGCATCCTCGACAAAATCAGCGCCGAGCATCAGGTCATCCTGCTTGCCCACAACGAGCGTCTGCTGCGCCAGGCCGCTCGCGAACGCTGGAATGTGATACCCTTGGAACAGATCAAGACGCCTTCGACCCCCGAAACGCAAGAAAGGAATGAAGATGTCCGACAACTGTATCTTCTGTAG
- a CDS encoding histidine triad nucleotide-binding protein, which yields MSDNCIFCRIAAGEIPSRMVYQDELVVAFEDLNPQAPHHLLLVPRKHIRTTLDLTTADNEMIGHIHQVAGKLAHDLEFAEDGFRIVNNCNEGAGQSVWHLHFHLLGGRDLTWPPG from the coding sequence ATGTCCGACAACTGTATCTTCTGTAGGATCGCCGCGGGCGAGATTCCCTCGCGCATGGTCTATCAGGATGAACTGGTGGTGGCCTTCGAGGATCTCAATCCCCAGGCGCCCCATCATCTGTTGCTGGTGCCGCGCAAGCACATCCGCACCACCCTCGATCTGACCACCGCCGACAACGAAATGATCGGGCATATCCATCAGGTGGCCGGCAAGCTGGCCCACGACCTGGAATTCGCCGAGGATGGTTTTCGCATCGTCAACAACTGCAACGAAGGGGCCGGTCAGTCGGTGTGGCATCTGCACTTTCACCTGCTGGGCGGCCGCGACCTGACCTGGCCGCCGGGCTGA
- a CDS encoding HD domain-containing protein, producing the protein MSEADERTQKRLISEIMELLVTHHGGGMSEEGLDQAIESLQRAFEMARASHEGQFRKSGEPYFFHPLRVAHLAARHWMDFSSIIASLMHDVVEDTPVTLAEVQEAFGAEVALLVNGLTKASDESLSREALKATTYRKTVLLAIKDVRVLCLKFWDRLDNLQTIGALHPDKQSLIAEETRAIYVPLAQHLGMGRVASELEAMALRILYPRRYRGYQAVMDNLRAQMEPYLRQIKSQFNNACEHQKLQVLLRDRWRPFSIAAAKGMHRGLSTLYTLEIQVDRTMDAYLALGQLHSLFHPIPGKLRDHLHIVSQFGYQAIKTTVQAGEYRLRVEITTRKLARFNEAGVLAPGFEFSVSNFKDLMQSLTEGESVFDTESLRLASASIQVYTPAGDTRTLPEGSSALDFAFDIHEDLGLHARRARVNGQTRLLRYRLMDGDQVAIEQEPTPQVLPKWLEWAVTPRARNCIRRYLRSRVKGESE; encoded by the coding sequence ATGAGCGAAGCCGACGAGCGCACGCAAAAACGCCTGATCTCCGAGATCATGGAACTGCTGGTGACCCACCACGGCGGCGGCATGAGCGAGGAGGGCCTGGATCAGGCCATCGAGTCGCTGCAGCGGGCCTTCGAGATGGCGCGCGCCTCCCACGAGGGACAGTTTCGCAAGTCGGGCGAACCCTATTTTTTTCATCCCCTGCGCGTGGCCCATCTGGCCGCGCGGCATTGGATGGATTTCAGCTCCATCATCGCCTCGCTCATGCACGACGTGGTCGAGGATACGCCCGTCACCCTCGCCGAGGTGCAGGAGGCTTTCGGCGCCGAGGTGGCGCTGCTGGTCAACGGGCTGACCAAGGCCTCCGACGAGAGTCTGAGTCGCGAGGCTCTCAAGGCCACCACATACCGCAAGACGGTTCTGCTCGCCATCAAGGACGTGAGGGTGCTGTGCCTCAAGTTCTGGGATCGTCTGGACAACCTGCAGACCATCGGCGCCCTGCATCCCGACAAGCAGAGCCTGATCGCCGAGGAAACCCGGGCCATCTACGTGCCTCTCGCCCAGCATCTGGGCATGGGGAGGGTCGCCTCGGAACTGGAAGCCATGGCCCTGCGCATTCTCTACCCGCGACGTTACCGCGGCTATCAGGCGGTCATGGACAATCTGCGCGCTCAGATGGAACCCTACCTGCGGCAGATCAAATCCCAGTTCAACAACGCCTGCGAGCACCAGAAACTCCAGGTGCTGCTGCGGGATCGCTGGCGGCCTTTTTCCATCGCCGCGGCCAAGGGCATGCACCGTGGACTCTCGACCCTTTACACTCTGGAAATTCAGGTCGATCGCACCATGGATGCCTATCTGGCCCTGGGGCAGTTGCACAGCCTTTTTCACCCCATTCCCGGCAAGCTGCGCGATCATCTGCATATCGTTTCCCAGTTCGGCTATCAGGCGATCAAGACCACGGTGCAGGCCGGCGAGTATCGGCTGCGCGTCGAGATCACCACGCGCAAGCTGGCGCGCTTCAACGAAGCAGGCGTGCTGGCGCCGGGCTTTGAATTCAGCGTGAGCAATTTCAAGGATCTCATGCAGTCCCTCACCGAGGGCGAATCCGTTTTCGACACGGAGAGCCTGCGGCTTGCCTCGGCCTCGATCCAGGTCTACACTCCGGCGGGCGATACCCGGACCCTGCCCGAGGGCAGCAGCGCCCTGGATTTCGCCTTCGACATCCACGAGGATCTGGGTCTGCATGCCCGGCGCGCCCGGGTCAACGGCCAAACAAGGCTGCTGCGCTACCGGTTGATGGACGGCGATCAGGTCGCCATCGAGCAGGAGCCGACCCCTCAGGTCTTGCCCAAATGGCTGGAATGGGCGGTGACCCCGCGCGCCCGCAATTGCATTCGCCGCTATCTGCGCAGCCGTGTCAAAGGAGAGTCGGAATGA
- a CDS encoding polysaccharide deacetylase family protein codes for MSWSLSRGRLSAACVMLCLVFFLTGEVLAAQANVFVYHRFGDDRYPSTNVSVEVFRRQLELLRQGDYQVLSLGQVVKRLKAGEPLPERCAVLTIDDGYESFASGALPLLMQFGYPATLFVSTDSVGSPGYLGWEELRRISAAGVEIGNHSAAHEHMAAPRAGEDPTAWRERMRADLARAQAAFREHLGMDPRLFAYPYGEYSLPLMELLEELGFEAAATQHSGVVSPHSHLLALPRFPMGGSYATFEGFRDKLRMRALPVLKTEPKETVLRGENPPWLTLTIDPHGDADLSRLSLFVRGRAESGIVFDPERPGVVRVRAASPLSARRTNYTLTAPAKSGGGWYWYSHLWIRPEMPE; via the coding sequence ATGAGCTGGAGTCTGTCCCGCGGGCGGCTTTCGGCCGCCTGTGTCATGCTTTGCCTGGTTTTTTTCCTGACGGGCGAGGTTCTGGCCGCTCAGGCCAATGTGTTTGTCTATCATCGCTTCGGCGATGATCGCTACCCTTCGACCAATGTGTCCGTGGAGGTGTTTCGTCGGCAATTGGAACTGCTGCGCCAAGGCGACTATCAGGTGCTTTCCCTGGGCCAGGTGGTGAAGCGTCTCAAGGCCGGAGAACCTTTGCCGGAGCGCTGCGCCGTGCTGACCATCGATGACGGCTATGAGAGTTTTGCCTCCGGGGCGCTTCCCTTGCTCATGCAGTTCGGCTATCCTGCGACCCTCTTTGTGAGCACCGACAGCGTCGGGAGCCCAGGTTACCTGGGGTGGGAAGAACTGCGGCGGATCAGCGCGGCGGGCGTTGAAATCGGCAATCACTCCGCGGCCCATGAGCATATGGCCGCGCCGCGTGCCGGGGAAGACCCGACGGCCTGGCGCGAGCGCATGCGTGCCGATCTGGCCCGGGCGCAAGCCGCCTTCCGCGAGCATCTCGGCATGGATCCGCGGCTGTTTGCCTATCCCTACGGCGAATACAGCCTGCCGCTCATGGAGCTATTGGAAGAGCTCGGGTTCGAGGCGGCGGCCACCCAGCATTCGGGGGTGGTTTCGCCGCACAGTCATTTGCTGGCGCTGCCGCGTTTTCCCATGGGCGGCTCCTATGCCACCTTCGAGGGTTTTCGCGACAAACTGCGCATGCGCGCCCTGCCGGTTCTCAAGACCGAGCCGAAAGAGACGGTTCTGCGTGGCGAGAACCCGCCCTGGCTCACTCTGACCATCGATCCGCACGGTGATGCCGATCTTTCGCGGCTCAGCCTGTTCGTTCGCGGCCGGGCCGAGTCGGGCATCGTGTTTGATCCGGAACGGCCTGGCGTGGTGCGGGTGCGCGCCGCTTCGCCCCTGAGCGCTCGGCGCACCAATTACACCCTGACCGCGCCCGCCAAATCGGGCGGCGGCTGGTACTGGTACAGCCATCTGTGGATTCGTCCCGAGATGCCGGAATAA
- a CDS encoding nucleotide sugar dehydrogenase: protein MVSAQDIKEGKAAIALVGLGYVGLPLAAAFGRQTQVIGFDISRRKIEELRRGFDATGELSAADLAATRIEYTNDPELLRKARFIIVTVPTPIDEHRKPDLTPLVSASTCIGRHLAPGTIVVYESTVYPGLTEEVCLPILEKESGLKAGVDFKLGYSPERINPGDKVHTVDKIVKVVAGQDGETLETVAQVYEMVVSAGVHRASSIKVAEAAKVIENTQRDLNIALMNELAIIFNRLGIPTRDVLEAAGTKWNFLKFTPGLVGGHCIGVDPYYLTHKAEAVGYHPQVILAGRRINDGMGKYVAEMTVKKLIQADKAVKNARVLVLGLTFKENVPDIRNTKVVDIVNELREYGIEVLVHDPLASAEEARHEYDLELTPLEDAGAVDAVILAVSHRRYLDLTPPRLREMTTKGNGRGVVIDVKSLLDPAAVREQGLVYWRL, encoded by the coding sequence ATGGTCAGCGCGCAAGACATCAAGGAGGGCAAGGCCGCCATCGCCCTGGTCGGTTTGGGTTATGTCGGTCTGCCTCTGGCGGCGGCCTTCGGGCGACAGACGCAGGTCATCGGCTTTGACATCAGCCGGCGAAAAATCGAGGAGCTGCGCCGCGGTTTCGATGCCACGGGCGAGCTGTCAGCCGCCGACCTAGCGGCCACCCGCATCGAGTACACCAACGATCCCGAGCTGTTGCGCAAGGCGCGCTTCATCATCGTCACGGTGCCGACGCCCATCGACGAGCACCGCAAGCCCGATCTGACCCCCCTGGTGTCGGCCTCGACCTGCATTGGTCGCCATCTGGCGCCGGGCACCATCGTCGTTTATGAATCCACTGTCTACCCCGGTTTGACCGAAGAGGTCTGCCTGCCGATTCTGGAAAAGGAGTCAGGACTCAAGGCGGGAGTGGACTTCAAGCTCGGCTATTCCCCGGAGCGCATCAATCCCGGCGACAAGGTGCATACCGTGGACAAGATCGTCAAGGTGGTGGCCGGGCAGGATGGTGAAACCCTGGAAACCGTGGCCCAGGTCTACGAGATGGTGGTGTCCGCCGGGGTGCACCGGGCGTCGAGCATCAAGGTCGCCGAAGCGGCTAAGGTCATCGAGAACACCCAGCGCGACCTCAACATCGCCCTGATGAACGAATTGGCCATCATTTTCAACCGTCTCGGCATTCCCACGCGCGATGTCCTCGAAGCCGCCGGCACCAAGTGGAACTTTCTCAAATTCACGCCCGGTCTGGTGGGGGGACACTGCATCGGCGTCGATCCCTATTATCTCACCCACAAGGCCGAAGCCGTCGGCTATCATCCCCAGGTGATTCTCGCCGGACGCCGCATCAACGACGGCATGGGCAAGTATGTGGCGGAAATGACGGTGAAAAAGCTCATCCAGGCCGACAAGGCGGTGAAAAACGCCCGGGTGCTGGTGTTGGGGCTGACCTTCAAGGAGAATGTGCCCGACATCCGCAACACCAAGGTGGTGGACATCGTCAACGAACTGCGCGAGTACGGCATCGAGGTGCTGGTGCACGACCCCCTGGCCTCGGCCGAGGAGGCGCGCCACGAATATGATCTGGAGCTGACGCCGCTGGAGGATGCCGGGGCCGTGGATGCGGTGATCCTGGCGGTTTCCCATCGTCGATACCTCGATCTGACGCCGCCGCGCCTGCGGGAGATGACAACCAAGGGCAACGGGCGCGGTGTTGTCATCGACGTCAAGTCGCTGCTCGATCCCGCGGCCGTTCGCGAGCAGGGTTTGGTCTATTGGCGGCTGTGA
- the rfbD gene encoding dTDP-4-dehydrorhamnose reductase — MSPHRGEPRPLLLLTGAGGMLGGMFRLRMPAYYELHACDHAALDITDAARVNELVERLRPRVIVNCAAFARVDDCEQSRELALRVNGEGPGILARAAHQVGAVLVHISTDYVFDGCKKAPYVEEDAAAPLSVYGLSKLRGEQAVAASGLTRFFIVRTSWLYGPGGGNFVETIIRLAKEREELRIVADQIGCPTYTRDLVLAVFRLLDTPRHLDVGQNGDPYGIYHFAGAGQCSWFEFAEDIVTLLRRHEPGPAVKRILPIRTEDYPLPAARPRWSVLSTEKYQRLTGAVVPHWRQSLQDYFEARFA, encoded by the coding sequence ATGAGCCCGCATCGGGGAGAGCCGCGCCCGCTGCTGTTGTTGACCGGCGCGGGGGGAATGCTCGGCGGCATGTTTCGCCTGCGCATGCCGGCTTACTATGAATTGCATGCCTGTGACCATGCCGCGCTGGACATCACCGATGCGGCGCGGGTCAATGAACTGGTGGAGCGGCTGCGGCCGCGGGTGATCGTCAACTGCGCCGCCTTTGCCCGCGTCGATGATTGTGAACAGAGCCGCGAATTGGCGCTGCGGGTCAATGGGGAAGGGCCGGGTATCCTGGCGCGCGCCGCGCACCAGGTCGGGGCGGTGCTCGTGCATATCTCGACGGATTATGTGTTCGACGGCTGCAAGAAGGCGCCCTATGTCGAGGAGGATGCCGCGGCGCCGTTGTCGGTCTATGGCCTTTCCAAGCTGCGTGGCGAACAGGCCGTCGCGGCGAGTGGACTGACCAGGTTTTTCATCGTGCGCACCAGTTGGCTCTATGGCCCCGGGGGCGGGAATTTCGTCGAGACGATCATCCGCTTGGCCAAGGAGCGCGAAGAACTGCGCATCGTCGCCGACCAGATCGGCTGTCCGACCTATACCCGCGATCTGGTCCTGGCCGTGTTTCGTCTGCTCGATACGCCGCGCCATCTCGACGTGGGGCAAAACGGCGATCCTTACGGCATCTATCACTTTGCCGGGGCTGGGCAATGCAGTTGGTTCGAGTTCGCCGAGGATATCGTCACCCTGCTGCGCCGCCATGAGCCCGGGCCGGCGGTGAAACGCATCCTGCCCATCCGTACCGAGGATTATCCCCTGCCGGCCGCGCGGCCGCGCTGGTCGGTGCTTTCGACGGAAAAATATCAGCGCCTGACCGGAGCGGTCGTGCCTCATTGGCGACAGAGTCTGCAGGATTATTTCGAAGCGAGGTTCGCATGA
- a CDS encoding YicC/YloC family endoribonuclease: MIKSMTGYGKGQARHGGLSLTVEIKTVNHRFGDIGIKAPRFLLPLENEIKKRVGERLRRGKIDVFISQESSEASSSVPVLNRPLAEAYVNLFRQMEAWFDLRDGIPLALLAAQRDVVQLQEASVDPPQVAQVLHEALDQALAAVEQMRAAEGRATLDDLEARLSQSEEFLTQIKLRAPQVVDEWREKLHQRLERFRGDFEVDPQRLAQEVALFADRCDISEETARFASHLAQFRELLRQEEAVGRQLDFLAQELNREANTMGSKSNDAELTRMVVQLKAELEKIREQVQNVE; the protein is encoded by the coding sequence ATGATCAAGAGCATGACCGGTTACGGCAAGGGACAGGCGCGTCACGGCGGTCTGTCGTTGACCGTTGAAATCAAGACCGTCAATCACCGCTTCGGTGATATCGGCATCAAGGCGCCGCGCTTTCTGCTGCCCCTGGAAAACGAGATCAAGAAGCGTGTCGGCGAGCGGCTGCGGCGCGGCAAGATCGATGTGTTCATTTCCCAGGAATCGAGTGAGGCGTCATCCTCTGTGCCGGTTCTCAACCGTCCCCTGGCCGAGGCCTACGTCAATCTGTTTCGCCAGATGGAAGCCTGGTTCGATCTGCGTGACGGGATTCCTCTGGCATTGCTTGCCGCTCAACGCGATGTCGTCCAGTTGCAGGAAGCCAGTGTCGATCCGCCGCAGGTCGCTCAGGTTCTCCATGAGGCCCTGGACCAGGCTCTCGCCGCTGTGGAGCAGATGCGCGCCGCCGAAGGGAGGGCGACCTTGGACGATCTGGAGGCGCGTCTCAGCCAGAGCGAGGAATTTCTGACCCAGATCAAGTTACGCGCGCCCCAGGTGGTCGATGAGTGGCGCGAGAAACTGCACCAGCGTCTGGAGCGGTTTCGGGGAGATTTCGAGGTCGATCCCCAGCGCCTCGCCCAGGAAGTGGCCCTGTTTGCCGACCGCTGCGACATCAGCGAGGAAACGGCGCGTTTTGCGAGCCACCTGGCCCAGTTTCGCGAACTGCTGCGCCAGGAGGAGGCGGTGGGGCGCCAATTGGATTTTCTCGCTCAGGAGCTCAATCGCGAGGCCAACACCATGGGGTCCAAATCCAACGACGCCGAGCTGACCCGCATGGTGGTGCAGCTCAAGGCGGAGTTGGAGAAGATTCGCGAGCAGGTGCAGAATGTCGAGTGA
- the gmk gene encoding guanylate kinase yields the protein MSSEPGISPRGTLFVVSAPSGTGKTTLCKRIVDIFPNLRQSVSFTTRAMRPGERDGVDYFFVSPQTFADMVAAKAFAEWAEVHGNRYGTAIKTLEDWRNAGCDVLLDIDIQGAAQLRKTYDQGVFVFILPPDLVELRRRLEGRGTDAPEVIERRIANARREIPECVHYDYLIVNDDFEQALNRLTSIITAEGCRTARMLPTLAKTFDLFR from the coding sequence ATGTCGAGTGAGCCTGGTATTTCTCCGCGGGGCACCCTGTTTGTCGTGTCCGCCCCTTCGGGAACGGGCAAAACCACCCTGTGCAAGCGGATTGTTGACATTTTTCCAAACCTTCGGCAATCTGTCTCGTTCACCACGCGGGCCATGCGCCCCGGGGAACGCGACGGCGTCGATTATTTTTTCGTCAGCCCGCAAACCTTCGCGGACATGGTCGCCGCCAAAGCTTTCGCCGAGTGGGCAGAAGTCCACGGCAACCGCTACGGCACGGCCATCAAAACGCTTGAGGACTGGCGCAACGCCGGCTGTGACGTGCTGCTCGACATCGATATCCAGGGCGCGGCACAACTGCGCAAAACCTATGATCAGGGCGTCTTCGTGTTCATTCTGCCGCCCGATCTGGTTGAGCTGCGGCGGCGGCTGGAAGGGCGGGGCACCGACGCGCCCGAGGTGATCGAGCGGCGCATCGCCAATGCCCGCCGGGAAATTCCCGAGTGCGTGCACTACGATTACTTGATCGTCAACGATGATTTCGAGCAGGCGCTGAACCGTCTGACGTCCATCATCACCGCCGAGGGCTGCCGCACCGCGCGCATGCTCCCGACCTTGGCGAAAACCTTTGATCTGTTCCGTTGA
- the rpoZ gene encoding DNA-directed RNA polymerase subunit omega: MARVTVEDCLRQIPNRFLLTMIAAKRAKQLYKGGAPLIENKQNNKKVVLALREIAAGKIEYELPTRRK; the protein is encoded by the coding sequence ATGGCACGCGTAACCGTCGAAGATTGCCTGCGGCAGATTCCCAACCGCTTTTTGCTCACCATGATCGCCGCCAAACGCGCCAAGCAGTTGTACAAGGGCGGCGCGCCTCTCATCGAGAACAAGCAGAACAACAAAAAAGTCGTTCTCGCTCTGCGCGAAATAGCCGCCGGCAAGATTGAATACGAGTTGCCGACGCGTCGAAAATAG